Proteins found in one Podarcis muralis chromosome 5, rPodMur119.hap1.1, whole genome shotgun sequence genomic segment:
- the RAB22A gene encoding ras-related protein Rab-22A, producing MALRELKVCLLGDTGVGKSSIVWRFVEDSFDPNINPTIGASFMTKTVQYQNELHKFLIWDTAGQERFRALAPMYYRGSAAAIIVYDITKEETFSTLKNWVKELRQHGPPNIVVAIAGNKCDLNDVREVMEKDAKDYADSIHAIFVETSAKNAININELFIEISRRIPSTDTNPPSSGKGFKLRRQPSVTKRSCC from the exons ATGGCTCTGAGGGAGCTCAAAGTTTGCCTGCTGGGG GACACTGGTGTGGGCAAGTCAAGCATTGTATGGCGCTTTGTAGAAGACAGCTTTGATCCCAACATCAATCCAACAATTGG AGCATCTTTTATGACAAAGACAGTGCAGTATCAGAATGAgttgcataaattcctaatatggGATACAGCCGGGCAAGAACGA TTCCGTGCTCTAGCACCGATGTACTACCGAGGTTCTGCAGCAGCTATTATAGTTTATGACATCACAAAAGAG GAAACATTTTCAACATTAAAGAACTGGGTGAAAGAACTTCGACAGCATGGACCTCCCAAtattgttgttgctattgctgGAAATAAATGTGATCTAAACGATGTAAG GGAAGTCATGGAAAAAGATGCTAAAGACTATGCAGATTCCATCCACGCAATATTTGTAGAGACCAGTGcaaaaaatgcaataaacataAATGAACTGTTCATAGAAATTA GTCGTAGAATTCCATCAACAGATACCAACCCCCCATCTAGCGGTAAGGGCTTCAAACTTAGAAGACAGCCTTCAGTGACAAAACGCAGCTGTTGTTGA